Below is a window of Treponema primitia ZAS-1 DNA.
GATGATCCGTACCGATTCCTTCACCGCCCCCCGGATATAACCGTAGCGCTGCTCGGAAATGATAATCTCCGCATCCTTTCCAAAGTGCTTTTCAATCCAGGCCACCGCATCCTTGGCGATGGCCGTTATCTTTGCCGCTTGGGGATGTTCCTGCAGCCGTTCGTAGGCGTTGGAATCCTTCTCAATGAGCTTTGCCGCCAGCCAGCGGACGGGATACTTTGCCGCAAAAGCCGGATCGGCGGCAATAGCCGACTCAATCGTCTCAAGCTGGTGTTCAATTTCATCCCCATAGTTCAGCTGCCTGCTTGAAAAGGGCTGGTCGTGGATGTGATCAATACAGTCCAGAAGTTCCTCGGCGCCTAAGCCCTTGGAGCCCACGGTCTTAACTAAGGGGATCCCCAGGGTAAGGGTAAGCTGCTTATCGTCAATAAAAATGCCCCGGGATTCCGCTTCATCGCTCATGTTCAGGGCGCCAATGACCGGAATGCCCAGTTCCTGAAACTGGAGGCAGAGATACAGGTGCCGTTCCAGGTTGGTGGAGTCTAAAACATCCACAATAACATCGGGCTTCTCATCAAGGATAAAATCCCGGGCAACAACCTCGTCAATGGAATAGGCGGTAAGACTGTATATACCCGGCAGATCGATAAAGTGGTATGACGTTTCGCCCCGGATTCGGCTCCCTTCCCGCTTTTCCACCGTAACCCCGGGATAATTCCCAACCTTATGATGGGCGCCGGTGATGGCATTGAACAGGGTAGTTTTCCCCGAATTGGGATTCCCCGCCAAGGCAATTCTTAAATTGCCCACAATCCTCTGGGTAGTTTTGTTATTTCCCGCCATTTTTTGACTCCCCGAGGGGATCAAACTTTTTTATCTTCCCCCGGTTGAAAAGCCGCCCGGCGTCTATTATCGCCGACCAGTCCCCTACGGGGAGCACTTCAATGCCATTGGCCTCGGAACGGCGGATAAGAATATCGTAACCCCGGATTCGGACTTGGATGGGGCCGTGGAAAAAGCCGGAACGGACAACAGCACCTTCGGTATCTTCGGTAAAACCCATATCGGCCAGCCGTTTGCCGACCTCCTTCCCCAGGGTGACTTTGACCACCCGGAAAGAAGCCCCATTGGGCACATCTGATAAAAACATAAAACCCTTCTCCTGTTAGTATACTATAACAGGACACGAATATCAATATTGGAGGCCGCAATAAGGACTTGATTTATATCGTTATATATCCTACAATCCAGCTAGGTATTTGATTATGAAGAGGGGAACGCAGCTAATACACAACGGATACGAAACGGATCTCGCTATCGGGGGTGTTACCGGGGCCTTGGGGGTGCCGGTGTACCAGACATCCACCTTTGACCAAGGGACATCTTTTATAGATGTCCCAGGGATCGTCTCGGAACACCGGGAATATGACTATGCCCGGTCAGGAAACCCTACCCGCAAAGCCCTGGAGGATATTATCGCCGCCCTGGAGGGTGGCGCCAAGGGCTATGCCTTTGGGAGCGGTATCGCAGCGGTATCTTCAGCCTTGGGCATCCTTGCCCAGGGGGATCATATCGTCGCTGCCGAGGATATTTACGGCGGGAGCTGGCGTATTCTCAATACCTTCTATAAAAGGTGGGGGCTTGAGGTCACCCCGGTGGATACCACCGACCTGGATGCGGTAAAAAAGGCGATAAAGCCCAATACCAAGGCCCTGTTTCTTGAAACTCCCTCAAATCCCCTGCTTAAAATTACCGATCTGGCTGCGACCATCAAAATTGCCAAGGATGCGGGGCTTATCAGCATCGTGGATAATACTTTCATGACCCCCTATCTCCAGCGGCCCATTGAGTTGGGGGCGGATATCGTGGTCCATTCGGCCACCAAATTTCTGGGGGGCCATAGCGATGTAATTTTCGGCCTTGCGGTAACCAGGACCAAGGAACTGGGAGACCAGGTTTACCGGATGCAGAACAGTTTTGGCGCCGTGCCCGGGCCTTGGGATACCTGGCTGGTGATGCGGGGAATCAAGACCCTCAAGGTACGCCTGGAAGCTCAGCAGGCCGGGGCCGGTATTGTGGCCCAATGGCTCAAGGCCCATAAGAACGTAAGCGATGTATTTTATCCCGGGCTGCCGGATCATCCCGGCTGGGAGATCAATGCGGCCCAGAGTTCCGGCGCCGGGGCGGTGCTTTCCTTTAAAACCAAGACTACTGAGCAGGCAACCCGTTTCCTGGGGAAGGTAAAGTACGCCGTTGCCGCGGTGAGTTTGGGAGGGGTGGAAACCATTGCCTCCTATCCGGTTAGGATGAGTCATGCTTCTATCCCCGAACCGGAACGGCTAAGGCTTGGTATCACCGATACCCTGATACGGATCTCCGTAGGGCTTGAGGATCCGGAAGATTTGATAGAAGATTTCGATGAAGCTCTAAAATAAACACCAGAGGAATAGTGTATGCCTGAGACAAATGATGTCCCCTGTACTAGTCCATACGGAACGTTGTCCATGAGGACCGTTGCGGTGCATGGGGCTACTTTGTTTGAAGGCCAGACCGGGGCGATCAGCACCCCTATTTACCAAAGTTCCACCTTTAGACACCCCGGGCTGTATGAATCCACGGGGTTTGACTATTCCCGGGCGATCAATCCCACCAGGTCGGAATTGGAAAAGACCATGGCAATTCTGGAACATGGAAAGTATGGGCTTGCTTTCGCCACCGGCATGGGGGCAATTTCTTCGGTAATAAAACTGTTCAAACCCGGGGATCATCTTATTGTTTCTGAGGATCTCTACGGCGGTACCTACCGGCTTTTTAACGAATACTACGCCAAGTACGGTTTTTCTTTTTCCTGGGTCGATACCAGCGATATCTCCCTGGTAGAGGCAAGCCTTAAACCGGAAACCAAGGCGATATTTATCGAGACTCCCTCAAACCCTATGATGAAGGTTACGGATATTCGCCGCTGTGCGGAGATTATCCATAAGCGGGGCGGACTTCTGATAACGGACAATACGTTCCTTTCCCCCTATTTTCAGAATCCCCTGAACCTTGGCTCCGATCTTGTGGTACACAGCGGAACTAAATACCTGGCAGGTCATAACGATACCCTGGCTGGGTTTGTGGTCCATTCCCGGGATGAGCTGGCGGAGGCCCTGATCAATTCCCAGAAAAGCGAAGGAGCTTCCCTGTCGCCCTTTGATTCCTGGCTGACCCTGCGGGGAATAAAGACCCTGTCGGTCCGGATGGAAAGGCATGAAAAAAATGCCCATAGTATTGCTGCCTGGCTGCGGGAGCATAAACAGGTAGAAAAAGTGTTCTACATTGGCTTTGAGGATCATCCCCAGTACAGTCTGAGCCGCTCCCAGGCCCGGGGCTTTGGGGGTATGATTTCATTTTATCTGAAGGATAAGGCGGATGTACCTAGGCTGCTTAAAAACATTTCTCTTATCCTTTTTGCGGAAAGCCTTGGTGGAGTAGAAACACTGCTTACCTATCCTCTGGTGCAGACCCATGGGGCTATTCCGGAAGCGATGCGTCTTTCCGCCGGGGTGAACGACCGGCTTATGCGTCTGTCCGTGGGTATTGAAGAAGCGGAAGACCTTCTTGCGGATCTGGACAGCGCTTTTCGTAAGAGTATATGAAGTAATGGAAAAAAAATATTGGAGTAAAAAATGAGAATATCTACCAAAGGACGTTATTCCCTGGAGGCTTTGCTGCATATGACCCTTCTCCCGCAGGGAGAATATTCAAGTACCCGGTCTATCGCGGAAAATACCGGCATATCCGACGGTTATTTGGAGCAGCTCTTTATTCCCCTGCGGAAAGCAGGGATAGTGCAGGGTATACGGGGTCCTCAGGGCGGCTATCTTCCCGGGCGGCCTGTGGAGGAAATTACTGTGGGGGATATTCTGCGGGCGGTGGAAGGGCCCCTTGAACCGGTGGCCTGCGTTACCCAAAATACCTGCCCCATGAAGGAAACCTGCATCAGTACCCATACCTGGAGCGATCTCTACCACGAGATCACCGACTGTGTGGATGCCATATCACTGGCGGATCTGGCGGCAGCCTACTATGCTATGGACAAGATGGAGTACGCCATATGAAAATATCAACCCGGGGCAGATACGGTATACGGCTCCTTATTGATTTGGCGGAGCATGCCAGCGAGGATCATGTGGCCCTGGCCAGTGTGGCGGAGCGGCAAAAAATATCCATCCGCTACCTCGAACAGGTAGCAGTAATACTACGACGTTCTGGTTTTATCCGTTCCGTTAAGGGTGCTTCCGGGGGTTATGCCCTGGCCCTGCGTGCCCAGGATATCGTTATTGGGGAAGCCCTGCGGGTGCTGGAGGGTGATATGCTGGTGGTGGATCCGCCGCTTCCCAACAAGGCGGAAACAAAACTGCAGCGCTGCATTAGGCTTACGGTATTTGACCGGCTGAATGACCGTATCGCAGCGGTGATAGACCGGAAGACCCTGGCATCGGTGGTAGGGACCGTGGACCCCGATGCATCCTACATGTACTTTATCTAATCCAGTGTAAAACTATTTGTTACAGGATGTATTTTTTTATTGCCTTGGCAATACCGTCCTCGTCATTTGAGCCCGTTATTGCCAGAGCTTTGTGCTTTACCGCTTCAGCGGCATTTCCCATAGCAATGGGGAACCCCGCCTGTTCAAACATGGGTATGTCGTTAAGGTAATCCCCGAATACACAGATTTGCTGTTTCTCCAACCCCAGTATGCGGCCCAGCGCCGCTACCCCCGTACCCTTGTCTACCCCCGGGGCTGCCACATCCAGGAGTCCTATTTCCGAAGAGGTGCAGCTCAGATTTTTTAAAGTGCGAATATACTCTGTGGTCATATCCATTTCGCCGGGGCTGAGCCCGGCGATAAGCATCTTATGAATTTCCCCGGAAAGGGCCTTCTGATAATTCGGGCCATACAAGCAGAGGGGAATAGGCGAGAGATTATCCTTTCCAGCGATTTGATTGTACTGTTCAAACCGGGTTATTCTATGGCTGCCTTCGGTATACCAGCAAGCTTCGGTATTGATCAGTAGATGGTCCAGTCCATGTTCCTTGCAGAACATCAAAAGGGGATACGCCGCCTGGGGATCGACAAAGTTGCTATACAGTATTTCCCCGGTACGGGTATCGGTAATAAACGCGCCATTCCCGGAAATCAGGGGACCCTCCACAGAGAGGATACGGCTGTAAGCTTCAAGCATGGTGTGTATCCGGCCGGAACAGATGGTAACAAAAATGCCTTTTTCACGGGCCATGTTAATTGCGTTGATATTTTCAGGGGAAATTAGTTTTTCGCTGTTTAACAGGGTCCCGTCAAGATCACAGACTATGAGCCGGACTTCCTGCCCTGCCTTCCGCAGATCCTCTTCTTTCATACCGTTTACCCCTTTGATGCTAATAACATATACTGGTACAATTTCTTTTTCAAGTAGTTTTACGTTTCCTCAGTATCCATGCATCCACCGCCAGAACCGGTAATTCAATCAGAGGGCCTATCACCAGGACCAGGGAGATTACCGGCCGCTCAGGAAAGGTGATGGCAGCAATGGCCAGGGCTATAGGGGAATTGCGGGCCGAGGTGGTGAAGATCAGAGGAATAGTATCCTTGAAGGGCAGCTTTAATAGCCTACCCGTAAGCCGAGCCAGGATAAAATTGACGATAAAAAAAATAATCAGCGGCGGAAAGATACTGACAAAGAGGCCGGGGTTTCCCAGTAAAAGTTTGCCCTGGGAAGCAAACATGGAAACTACCGCCAGGCAGAGAAAGAAAAGCTGTATATTATCGGAATAGGCGGCAAGCGCCTTTGTAAACTTCTCCCGTACCGGTAATTTTCCTATCACAAATTTTACGGCATTGGCGGATGCCAGGGGAATTACTAATACTAACAGGATACTGGTGAGTATGCTCCCGGCGCTGAAAGAAACGGCGTCTCCCATAAAGAGGAGAAGATACACCGGCAACAGGGCGATCTGTAGGATCAGGTTTAGTGGAAGCAGGGAGGAGCCCAGACTTACATTGCCACCGGCCATACCGGTGAATATAAGATACCAGTCGGTACAGGGGGTCACCATGAGCATGATGAACCCCGTCTGCAGGTCTATTTGGCCTGCCATAAACAAGCTGCCCAGGATGAAGGTGAACACCGGGGTCCAGATAAAATTGATAGCCAGGGCAGCCAGGGAGAATCGGATATTGGTAAAGGACCGCCTGATTTCTTTGATATCCACCGCAAGGAATACAAAGAATAGGAGAATCATTAAAAAGACTTCAATTAAACTTCCCGCCCTGGGTGCAACGGCCGGGCTGAACCGGCCAAGCAGGATACCCATCAGGGCGGAGATTATGATGATCAGCGGTTGGAACTTTGCCATGTATTTTATTATATAAGACTAACTTATTGCGGGGCAAGTAAAGCACAGACCCCGACAATAAGTATAGACTGAGAAGAGCCTATGCCGAAGCGGCTTCCTTGGCGTCTTCTTTTATATACAACACGCCCTGGGGGCAAGCTTTGACGCAGATACCGCAGGCTATGCACTTGGTAGGACTGGGCTTGTCCTTGGCATGGACCATCACCTTGAAGGGGCAGGCCTCCACGCATTTGCCGCAGTTAACGCAGAGCTTCTTGTTCAGCGTGTACACACCCTGGGCATTTTGAGTTATAGCCCCGGCTTCACAGGCCTTGGAGCACTTCCCGCACTGCACACAGGTGGAGATTTTGAATTTATTGGGTGTATCGGTTCCCAAAACGTGAATACAGGACAGATCCTGGGCTTGAAAGTTTTCCCCCTTGTAAAAAGCCTGGGCACAGGCGTTTTCACAGGTCAGACAGAACATACAAGCAGACAGATCTCTAACAGCTAATTTCTTCATGATAATTCTCCCGCGATAATGTCAGTTTACTTATAGCAAATGGCCCTGTCAAGCAAAATACTATTGCCACTAAAATCCCTATTGACATCTATATAGAAGCAAAAGATAATAATCCTTATCAATGTAGTAGTAATTATATCCTATTAAAAGCATAGACATTATAAGATATAATGTATTATAATGGAATTAACGATGAATATTCTTGATTTGGTGGGGAATACCCCCCTTTTAGAGTTGAAAAAGATCTCAGAGGATATTCCCGGGGTGTCCCTTTTTGCCAAAGCGGAGTTTTTAAACCCCAGCGGTTCCGTAAAGGACCGGGCTGCCCGGGCTATGATCCTTGCCGGATTGGAGCAGGGGGCGCTTGTCCCGGGAAAGACTATTATCGATGCCACCAGCGGCAATACGGGGATTGCCTATTCCATGATCGGCGCCGCTCTGGGGTATCCGGTTACCATTTACCTTCCCGCGAATGCCAGTGCGGAGCGGAAGCGGATCATGAAGTGTTACAATGCGGAGATTGTGGAAACCAGTCCCCTGGAAAGTTCCGATGGGGCCTTCCTGGCGGTCAAGGAGGCGGTTGCCAAAGACCCGGAACGGTACTTTTTCCCCAACCAGTACAACAATGATGCCAACTGGAAGGCGCATTATAACACCACGGGGGTTGAAATCTGGGAGCAGACCGGTGGCAGGGTGACCCACTTTATCACCGGCCTGGGAACTTCCGGCACCTTTATGGGGACCTCCCGGCGGCTTAAGGACTACAGTAAGGATGTCCATATTTACGCGGTGCAGCCCGATTCCCCCTTCCACGGTATTGAGGGGACCAAGCATATGGGGAGTACCATCAAGCCGGGGTTCTACGACGAAACCCTGGCTGAAGGCTTTGTTGAGGTAAACACCGAGGCGGCCTACGCCATGGCCCGCCGGCTTGTCCGGGAAGAGGGGATATTTGTGGGGATAAGCGCCGGAGCTAATGTGGTAGGCGCCCTCCAGCTTGCGGGAACCCTGCCGAAGGGTTCGGTGGTGGTCACTGTTTTGGGGGACAGCGGTTCCCGGTACCTATCAGATTCTTTTTGGAAAGAAGGGGAATAGTATGATCCTCCTGCCGGGAAAATGGGAAGATTTTATCCGAAAGGAAGGAGAAATTTCCTATCCCAACGAATGTTGTGGTATACTACTGGGCACAATTGCAGAGGATGACAGCCGGGTGGTGGAGGATAGTATCCCCATCCGGAATGCCCGGGAGGCGGAGGAGCAATATCATCGTTTTCAGATTGAGAGCGAGGATTTGATGAAGGCGGAACTGGAGGCCCGGAAACGCAAACTGGATGTGCTGGGGTTTTACCATTCCCATCCGGATCATCCGGCAAAGCCTTCGGACTTCGATAGGGAACACGCCCTGCCGTTTTATTCCTACATCATTACGGCGGTGGATAAGGGACGGGCCGGCGATTTTACCAGTTGGGAGCTGAAAACGGACCGGTCGGAGTTTTTGCGGGAAGACATTAAAAGGATTTGAGGGGGGATACAGAGTATGGCAGTTACACTTTTGATACCCACAGCGCTGAGGAACTTTACGGATCGCAAGTCCGAAGTGACCGTGGAAGGCGCCACCGTGGGGGAGGCGATTCGGAATTTCGCCGATGCCTATCCGGATATTAAACAGCATCTCTACCAGGAGACCGAGTTACGGTCTTTTATCAACGTATTTGTAGGGGAGACCAATATAAAGGCCCTCCAGGGCCTGGACACTAAAGTTGCCGACGGAAGCACTATCATGCTGGTACCGGCTATTGCCGGGGGGACTTGAGGTAAGGTTTTTAGAATGGCAGATAGTATTATTAAAGATAGAAAATTAGAGGATCTCAGTAACGAGGAGATAGGGCGGTACAGCCGGCACCTGCTCCTGGCTGAGGTAGGGCTTGAGGGGCAGAAGAAGCTTAAGGCTGCGCGGGTACTCATTGTGGGGACCGGCGGGCTGGGGGCGCCTCTGGCGCTCTACCTTGCCGCGGCGGGGATCGGGAAGCTGGGGATTGTGGACTTCGACTTTGTGGAGGAGTCTAACCTTCAGCGCCAGGTGATACACGGGACCCGGGATGTGGGGCGGCCCAAGGTGGCCTCCGCCAAGGACCGGATCAAGAGCATCAACCCGTACTGCGATGTGGTTACCTACAACACTATGCTCACCAGCGAAAACGCCCTGGATATTCTGAAAGATTACGATGTGGTGGCAGACGGTACGGACAACTACCAGACCCGCTACCTGGTGAACGACGCCTGCGTACTATTGGGCATCCCCAATGTGTACGGCTCCATTTTCCAATTTGAAGGACAGGCTTCGGTTTTCTACGCCAAGGAAGGGCCTTGCTACCGCTGCCTCTATCCGGAACCGCCCCCGCCGGGGCTGGTCCCCTCCTGCGCCGAAGGCGGCGTGGTAGGAGTACTGCCGGGTATCGTGGGAACCATCCAGGCTAACGAGGTGATCAAACTTATTGTGGGAGGCGGGGACAGCCTTACGGGCAGACTCCTCCTCTTCGATTCCTGGAAGATGAAATTTCGGGAGCTCAAATTGGATAAGGACCCCCATTGCCCTATCTGCGGCAAGGAACCCAGCATCCATGAGCTTATCGACTACGAGCAATTCTGCGGTCTCAAGAAAAATACCGATGAGGAGCCCGTGGAGCTCATCACCGCAAGGGAGTTAAAGGAACGGCTGGATAAGAACGATCCTATCCAGATCATCGACACCCGGGAAACCCACGAGCGGGCCATCGTCAAATTTCCCCAGGCCAAGGTTATACCCCTGGGGCAGATGGCCCGGCGTATCGATGAGTTTGACCCGAAGATCGACGCGGTGTTCATTTGCAAGATCGGGCAGCGGAGTGTCTTCGCTATCCGGGCATTGAGAGAGGCGGGCTACACCGGCCGGCTTCTGAATCTTAAGGACGGCATAAACGCCTGGGCACGGGAGGTGGATACCTCTCTGCCGGTTTATTAAATACGAAAGGAGTAAATAATGGCAGACAAGAATTTATTGAACGCCCTCGGAAAGGAAGCAGCCTATCAGCTGGCTAATGTTACTAAGACGCCGCCCCAATACGGCGCCTTAACCCCTAAGTGGCTCACGAAGATCCTTGAATTCAAGGGACTGGAAGCGGGTATCTACCGGGTGAACAAAGTTGTGGAAGGGGATGCTCCCCTGGATGTGCTTTGCAGTCAGGATCCCAAGAGGATTGATATTCCCAAGGGTTATATTGAATACCAGACCAAGCCTCGGGAGTATCAGCTCAATTCCATTTCCACCATCATCAACGTTGATACCAAGGTATCGGATGTGTACAGCGCCCCCTACGATCAGGTTAAGGAACAGCTTTCCCTGGCCATTGAAAGCCTCAAGGAACGGCAGGAGAGCCAGCTCATCAACAGTGATGATTACGGTCTCCTGAACAATATTGCTGATACCCAGCGGGTTAAGCCCCGGGTCGGCCGTCCTTTGCCGGACGATATGGACGAACTGATCTCCAAGGTATGGAAGGATCCCTCCTTCTTTCTCGCCCACCCCCGGGCCATTGCGGCCTTTGAGCGTGAATGCACCCGCCGCGGCGTTCCGCCGGTAACGGTGAATATCGCCGGCGGTACCTTTATTGCCTGGCGGGGTATCCCCATCATCCCTACAAAC
It encodes the following:
- a CDS encoding 4Fe-4S binding protein; protein product: MKKLAVRDLSACMFCLTCENACAQAFYKGENFQAQDLSCIHVLGTDTPNKFKISTCVQCGKCSKACEAGAITQNAQGVYTLNKKLCVNCGKCVEACPFKVMVHAKDKPSPTKCIACGICVKACPQGVLYIKEDAKEAASA
- a CDS encoding RrF2 family transcriptional regulator yields the protein MRISTKGRYSLEALLHMTLLPQGEYSSTRSIAENTGISDGYLEQLFIPLRKAGIVQGIRGPQGGYLPGRPVEEITVGDILRAVEGPLEPVACVTQNTCPMKETCISTHTWSDLYHEITDCVDAISLADLAAAYYAMDKMEYAI
- a CDS encoding Cof-type HAD-IIB family hydrolase, producing MKEEDLRKAGQEVRLIVCDLDGTLLNSEKLISPENINAINMAREKGIFVTICSGRIHTMLEAYSRILSVEGPLISGNGAFITDTRTGEILYSNFVDPQAAYPLLMFCKEHGLDHLLINTEACWYTEGSHRITRFEQYNQIAGKDNLSPIPLCLYGPNYQKALSGEIHKMLIAGLSPGEMDMTTEYIRTLKNLSCTSSEIGLLDVAAPGVDKGTGVAALGRILGLEKQQICVFGDYLNDIPMFEQAGFPIAMGNAAEAVKHKALAITGSNDEDGIAKAIKKYIL
- a CDS encoding trans-sulfuration enzyme family protein; the encoded protein is MKRGTQLIHNGYETDLAIGGVTGALGVPVYQTSTFDQGTSFIDVPGIVSEHREYDYARSGNPTRKALEDIIAALEGGAKGYAFGSGIAAVSSALGILAQGDHIVAAEDIYGGSWRILNTFYKRWGLEVTPVDTTDLDAVKKAIKPNTKALFLETPSNPLLKITDLAATIKIAKDAGLISIVDNTFMTPYLQRPIELGADIVVHSATKFLGGHSDVIFGLAVTRTKELGDQVYRMQNSFGAVPGPWDTWLVMRGIKTLKVRLEAQQAGAGIVAQWLKAHKNVSDVFYPGLPDHPGWEINAAQSSGAGAVLSFKTKTTEQATRFLGKVKYAVAAVSLGGVETIASYPVRMSHASIPEPERLRLGITDTLIRISVGLEDPEDLIEDFDEALK
- the moeB gene encoding molybdopterin-synthase adenylyltransferase MoeB, with translation MADSIIKDRKLEDLSNEEIGRYSRHLLLAEVGLEGQKKLKAARVLIVGTGGLGAPLALYLAAAGIGKLGIVDFDFVEESNLQRQVIHGTRDVGRPKVASAKDRIKSINPYCDVVTYNTMLTSENALDILKDYDVVADGTDNYQTRYLVNDACVLLGIPNVYGSIFQFEGQASVFYAKEGPCYRCLYPEPPPPGLVPSCAEGGVVGVLPGIVGTIQANEVIKLIVGGGDSLTGRLLLFDSWKMKFRELKLDKDPHCPICGKEPSIHELIDYEQFCGLKKNTDEEPVELITARELKERLDKNDPIQIIDTRETHERAIVKFPQAKVIPLGQMARRIDEFDPKIDAVFICKIGQRSVFAIRALREAGYTGRLLNLKDGINAWAREVDTSLPVY
- a CDS encoding M67 family metallopeptidase, with translation MILLPGKWEDFIRKEGEISYPNECCGILLGTIAEDDSRVVEDSIPIRNAREAEEQYHRFQIESEDLMKAELEARKRKLDVLGFYHSHPDHPAKPSDFDREHALPFYSYIITAVDKGRAGDFTSWELKTDRSEFLREDIKRI
- a CDS encoding MoaD/ThiS family protein; translation: MAVTLLIPTALRNFTDRKSEVTVEGATVGEAIRNFADAYPDIKQHLYQETELRSFINVFVGETNIKALQGLDTKVADGSTIMLVPAIAGGT
- a CDS encoding PLP-dependent cysteine synthase family protein, whose amino-acid sequence is MNILDLVGNTPLLELKKISEDIPGVSLFAKAEFLNPSGSVKDRAARAMILAGLEQGALVPGKTIIDATSGNTGIAYSMIGAALGYPVTIYLPANASAERKRIMKCYNAEIVETSPLESSDGAFLAVKEAVAKDPERYFFPNQYNNDANWKAHYNTTGVEIWEQTGGRVTHFITGLGTSGTFMGTSRRLKDYSKDVHIYAVQPDSPFHGIEGTKHMGSTIKPGFYDETLAEGFVEVNTEAAYAMARRLVREEGIFVGISAGANVVGALQLAGTLPKGSVVVTVLGDSGSRYLSDSFWKEGE
- a CDS encoding RrF2 family transcriptional regulator — its product is MKISTRGRYGIRLLIDLAEHASEDHVALASVAERQKISIRYLEQVAVILRRSGFIRSVKGASGGYALALRAQDIVIGEALRVLEGDMLVVDPPLPNKAETKLQRCIRLTVFDRLNDRIAAVIDRKTLASVVGTVDPDASYMYFI
- a CDS encoding trans-sulfuration enzyme family protein, with translation MPETNDVPCTSPYGTLSMRTVAVHGATLFEGQTGAISTPIYQSSTFRHPGLYESTGFDYSRAINPTRSELEKTMAILEHGKYGLAFATGMGAISSVIKLFKPGDHLIVSEDLYGGTYRLFNEYYAKYGFSFSWVDTSDISLVEASLKPETKAIFIETPSNPMMKVTDIRRCAEIIHKRGGLLITDNTFLSPYFQNPLNLGSDLVVHSGTKYLAGHNDTLAGFVVHSRDELAEALINSQKSEGASLSPFDSWLTLRGIKTLSVRMERHEKNAHSIAAWLREHKQVEKVFYIGFEDHPQYSLSRSQARGFGGMISFYLKDKADVPRLLKNISLILFAESLGGVETLLTYPLVQTHGAIPEAMRLSAGVNDRLMRLSVGIEEAEDLLADLDSAFRKSI
- a CDS encoding family 2A encapsulin nanocompartment shell protein: MADKNLLNALGKEAAYQLANVTKTPPQYGALTPKWLTKILEFKGLEAGIYRVNKVVEGDAPLDVLCSQDPKRIDIPKGYIEYQTKPREYQLNSISTIINVDTKVSDVYSAPYDQVKEQLSLAIESLKERQESQLINSDDYGLLNNIADTQRVKPRVGRPLPDDMDELISKVWKDPSFFLAHPRAIAAFERECTRRGVPPVTVNIAGGTFIAWRGIPIIPTNKLFVDGLKDPKGKAGKSNILLVRTGEAKRGVIGLYQAGLPGEQSRGLSVRFRGIDDNGVASYLLSLYCSAAILADDAIGVLEDIEVGDYYDYPI
- a CDS encoding FeoA family protein, whose protein sequence is MFLSDVPNGASFRVVKVTLGKEVGKRLADMGFTEDTEGAVVRSGFFHGPIQVRIRGYDILIRRSEANGIEVLPVGDWSAIIDAGRLFNRGKIKKFDPLGESKNGGK
- a CDS encoding arsenic resistance protein; translated protein: MAKFQPLIIIISALMGILLGRFSPAVAPRAGSLIEVFLMILLFFVFLAVDIKEIRRSFTNIRFSLAALAINFIWTPVFTFILGSLFMAGQIDLQTGFIMLMVTPCTDWYLIFTGMAGGNVSLGSSLLPLNLILQIALLPVYLLLFMGDAVSFSAGSILTSILLVLVIPLASANAVKFVIGKLPVREKFTKALAAYSDNIQLFFLCLAVVSMFASQGKLLLGNPGLFVSIFPPLIIFFIVNFILARLTGRLLKLPFKDTIPLIFTTSARNSPIALAIAAITFPERPVISLVLVIGPLIELPVLAVDAWILRKRKTT